One stretch of bacterium DNA includes these proteins:
- the rfaE2 gene encoding D-glycero-beta-D-manno-heptose 1-phosphate adenylyltransferase: protein MNLLKEKLREEKKQNKKIVFTNGCFDLIHKGHIILLQKAKSQGDLLVIAINSDDSIRKLKGKNRPIFPDYERAEILASFWMVDFVTIFSEETPYKIISELKPDVLVKGGDWKIAEVVGRDIVEANGGRVVIIPQVEGSSTSEIIGRIKKVNKG from the coding sequence ATAAATTTATTAAAGGAAAAACTTCGCGAAGAAAAGAAGCAAAATAAAAAAATTGTATTTACAAACGGATGTTTTGACCTTATCCATAAAGGGCACATAATCCTTTTGCAGAAAGCAAAAAGCCAAGGGGATTTATTGGTAATCGCTATAAATTCTGACGATTCAATAAGAAAATTAAAAGGGAAAAACCGTCCGATATTTCCTGATTATGAGAGGGCGGAAATACTTGCAAGTTTCTGGATGGTGGATTTTGTAACTATTTTTAGCGAAGAAACTCCATATAAAATTATATCCGAATTAAAGCCCGATGTTTTGGTTAAAGGCGGAGATTGGAAGATAGCAGAAGTTGTAGGCAGGGATATAGTTGAGGCAAACGGAGGCAGAGTAGTTATTATTCCGCAGGTTGAAGGTTCTTCCACCTCCGAGATAATTGGGAGAATAAAAAAGGTTAATAAAGGTTAA
- the acpS gene encoding holo-ACP synthase codes for MIIGVGTDIISVERIKKIIETRGERFLNLIFTDSERKYCQRKESPWINYAGRFAAKESVFKVLKTGWGLGVRWKDVEILKNKSGEPYISLKGKTKLIAAQKDIKNIALSISHDRKYAMATAIGESID; via the coding sequence ATGATTATAGGTGTAGGAACGGATATTATCAGTGTGGAAAGAATAAAGAAAATAATAGAGACAAGAGGCGAGCGCTTCTTAAATCTAATATTTACCGATAGCGAAAGGAAATATTGCCAGAGAAAAGAATCACCCTGGATTAATTACGCAGGCAGATTTGCTGCCAAAGAATCGGTATTTAAAGTTTTGAAGACAGGTTGGGGGCTGGGAGTCAGATGGAAAGATGTGGAAATATTAAAGAATAAAAGCGGCGAACCTTATATATCCCTTAAAGGAAAAACCAAACTAATAGCCGCCCAAAAAGACATAAAAAATATTGCTTTAAGCATTTCCCATGACAGAAAATATGCTATGGCAACTGCAATAGGAGAGAGTATTGACTAA